The Streptomyces sp. ALI-76-A nucleotide sequence ATCCCGAGCTTGTCCTCGATGCCGTCGCGGTACACCGTGGACAGCACCGACCCCAGGAGGGCGATGCCCAGGGCGCCGCCGACCTGCCGGAAGGTGTTGCTGAGGGCGGAGGCGGAGCCGGCCTTCTCGCGGGGCAGGGTCTGCATGATGACGACGCTGACCGGGGTCATGATGTGCGCCATGCCGGTGCCCATGAGGAAGAAGACGACCTCCAGGATCCAGATCGGGGTGTCCGCCTCCAGGGTGGCGAACGCGGCCAGCGTCGTGGCGATGGTCACCATGCCGGCGGTGGTGGTGACCCGGTGGCCGAAGCGGTCGACGAGCAGCCGGGCCCGCGGCGCGAAGATCATCTGGGCGGCGGCCAGCGGCAGCATCAGCAGGCCCGTCTCCAGCGGGGAGTAGCCGCGCACGCTCTGGGTGTAGAAGACCGAGAAGAACGTGACGCCCATCAGCGCGAAGAAGACCAGCGCGATGGCGGCGATGGCGGCCGAGAAGACCTTGTTCTTGAAGTAGCCGACGTCGATCGAGGGATGGTCGCTGCGCTTCTCGAACACGACGAAGGCGACGAGGACGGCGAGACCGGTGCCGATGGTCGCGAGCACGGTGGGGTCGGTGAAGTCGGCGAGCTCGCCGCCCTTGATGATGCCGTAGACGAGCAGGACCAGGCCGACGACCGACAGCACGACGCCGACGGGGTCGAGCCGGCCGGGGTTCGGGTCGCGGGAGTCGGGCACCAGCCACAGCATCAGCGCGACCGCGACGACGACGATCGGCACGTTGATGAGGAAGACCGAGCCCCACCAGAAGTGTTCCAGCAGGACACCGCCGGTGATCGGGCCGATGGCGATGGCGAGACCGACCCCGCCCGCCCAGATGCCGATGGCCTTGGGCTGCTCCTCGCGCTCGAAGACGTTCATCAGGACGGCGAGGGTGGCGGGCATGACGAAGGCGGCGCCGAGGCCCATCACCGCGCGGAAGGTGATGAGCTCGCCCGGCGAGCCGGAGGTGGCGGCCAGGGCGGAGCCGATGCCGAACACCACGAGACCGCCGAGCAGGACCTTCTTGCGGCCGAGCCGGTCACCGAGGAGTCCGGCGCTGAACAGCAGGCCGGCGAAGACCAGGGTGTAGGAGTTGATCGCCCACTCCAGCTCGCTCTGGGTGGCGCCCAGACCGGTGGGGGCGGGGGTCGAGATCGTCTTGATGGCGACGTTCAGGATCGAGTTGTCGAGCACCACGATCAGCAGGCTCAGCATCAGCACACCGAGGATCGCCCAGCGGCGCCGGTGCACCGCCTCGGGTACGCGGCGCTCGGGGACGCGGTCGGCAGGAGAAGTCATGCCGCCAAGCCTAGGACAATTTCGATACGGCACCGTCTCGTATCGTATATCTTTTACCCAGGTCTTACGTGCGGCCCCGCCCGTGCCGTCTCGATCACAGGGGCCTCCCCTAGCCCTCGCCCGTACGAGGTGCCACCATGGAGGTGATCCGGGGACGCCGTCAGGGCGCCTCGAGATGACTGAAGGAGCCGTTGCCATGACGCAGCTCTCGGCTGCCCAGACCGCCACGGCGGGCCCCTCCGACGGCAGCAAGGCGCTGTACGGGGGCAAGAGCACCCGCCGCATCACCGTCCGCGACATCGCCGCCGCCAAGGAGCGCGGCGAGAAGTGGCCCATGCTGACCGCGTACGACGCGATGACCGCGTCCGTCTTCGACGAGGCCGGGATCCCGGTCATGCTGGTCGGGGACTCGGCGGGCAACTGTCACCTCGGGTACGAGAGCACCGTGCCCGTCACGCTCGACCAGATGACCATGCTGTCCGCCGCCGTCGTACGGGGCACCTCGCGCGCCCTGATCGTCGGCGACCTGCCCTTCGGCTCCTACCAGGAGGGTCCGGTGCAGGCGCTGCGCTCGGCGACCCGGCTGGTGAAGGAGGCCGGGGTCGGCGCCGTCAAGCTGGAGGGCGGCGAGCGCTCGCACCGGCAGATCGAGCTGCTGGTGGAGTCCGGCATCCCGGTGATGGCGCACATCGGCCTCACCCCGCAGTCCGTGAACGCCATGGGCTACCGCGTCCAGGGGCGCGGCGAGGAGGCCGCCCAGCAGCTGCTGCGGGACGCGAAGGCCGTCCAGGACGCGGGGGCCTTCGCGGTGGTCCTGGAGCTGGTTCCGGCGGAACTGGCGGCCGAGGTCACCCGTGTGCTGCACATCCCGACCGTCGGGATCGGCGCCGGTCCGGAGACGGACGCGCAGGTCCTCGTCTGGACCGACATGCTCGGACTGACCGGCGGCCGGGTGCCGAAGTTCGTGAAGCAGTATGCGAACCTGCGGGAGGTCATGGGGAACGCGGCGAAGGCGTTCGCCGAGGACGTGGTCGGCGGAACGTTCCCGCTGGAGGAGCACAGCGTCCACTGAGGCCCCCGGCCCACTGAACCACTGCGGCACCATGGCAGCCCGCCGATCTTCCCCCGTCGGCGGGCTGCTCCCGTCGGGGCTTCGCCCGCACCGGCTGTCGGCGGGGTGTGCGGCTCTGTCGGTGACATGTCGGTGGTCTGTCGGCCGGCCCTGACAACGTCGTCCCCATGACGCGAACCGACAAGAACCCCAGGGGTGCCGACAGCGCCGTGACCGTGCGGGGGCTGGTCAAGCACTACGGCGAGACCAAGGCGCTGGACGGGGTCGACCTGGACGTGCGCGAAGGCACCGTGATGGGCGTGCTCGGGCCGAACGGCGCCGGCAAGACCACCCTCGTCCGCATCCTGTCCACCCTGCTCGCCCCCGACGCCGGCCGGGCCACCGTCGCCGGCTACGACGTCGTCCGCCAGCCCCGCCGGCTGCGCCGGACGATCGGGCTCACCGGACAGTACGCCTCGGTGGACGAGAAGCTGCCCGGCTGGGAGAACCTGTACATGATCGGGCGTCTGCTCGACCTGCCCCGCAAACAGGCCCGCGCGCGTGCCGACGCGCTGCTGGAGCGGTTCTCCCTCACCGAGGCGGCCCGGCGGCCGGCGGCGACGTACTCCGGCGGGATGCGGCGGCGGCTCGACCTGGCCGCGTCGATGATCGGGCAGCCGTCCGTGCTGTTCCTCGACGAGCCCACCACCGGTCTCGACCCGCGCACCCGCAACGAGGTGTGGGACGAGGTCAAGCGGATGGTCGGCGAAGGGGTCACCGTGCTGCTGACCACCCAGTACATGGAGGAGGCCGAGCAGCTCGCCTCCGAGCTGACGGTGGTGGACCGCGGCAAGGTCATCGCGGGCGGTGCCATCGAGGAGCTGAAGGCGAAGGTCGGGGGCCGCACCCTGCGGATCCGCCCGGTCGACCCGCTGCACCTGCGGCCGCTCGCCACCGCGCTGGACGACCTGGGCATCACCGGACTCGCCACCACCACCGTGGACACCGAGCGCGGGACCGTCCTGGTCCCGATCCTGAGCGACGAGCAGCTGACCGCCGTGGTCGGCGCGGTCACCGCGCGCGGCATCACGCTCTCCTCCATCACCACCGAACTCCCCAGCCTGGACGAGGTGTTCCTGTCCCTCACCGGCCACCGTGCCAGTGCCCCGCAGGACGCCGCGCCCGCCGACGACCGCCAGGAGGTCGCCGTATGAGCGCCACGACCCTCAGCCCCTCCGACGTCGGCGACGGCGGTATCCCGCTGCGCGCCCACCTGCGGCACACCGGCGCGCTGGTCCGCCGCAACCTGCTGTGGATCCGCCAGGACCCGGAGTCGATGTTCGACGCCGTCCTGTTCCCGGTCATCTTCACGCTGCTGTTCGTGTACGTCTTCGGCGGGTCCATCGGGCAGTCGCTCGGCGGCGGCCAGGAGGCGTACGTGCAGTACGTCGTGCCCGGCCTGATGGCCATGATGGGCATGAACATGGCCCAGGGAGTGGGCACGGGCTTCAACCAGGACTTCAACTCCGGTGTCATGGACCGCTTCCGGTCCCTGCCCATCGGGCGCGGCTCGGTGCTGTTCGCCAAGATCGCGGTGGAGCTGATGCGGATGCTGTTCGCGACCGTGGTCCTGATGATCGTCGGCGTCCTCGTGGGCTTCCACATCACCGACTGGCCCGGTCTGTTCGCCTCGGTCGGGCTGTCCGCCGTCTTCGGCTCGGCGCTGATGTGGGTGTTCCTCACCCTCGGCGTGATCATGAAGAACGTGCAGTCGGTGCAGGCCATGGGGTTCCTGGTGCTGATGCCGCTCCAGTTCGGCTCGTCGATCTTCGCGCCGACCCAGTCGATGCCGGGATGGCTGCAGAACTTCACCGACTACAACCCGCTGTCCTCGCTCGCCGACGCGGCCCGCGGAATGATGGTCGGCGGCCCGGTCGCGCACGACCTGTGGGTGACGCTGGGCTGGTCGGTGGCCCTGACGGCGGTGATGGCACCGATCGCGATCCACAAGTTCCGCACCAAGAGCTGACCCGTCGGGGCGGACGGGGGTGGGGCGGGGCCGCACGAGGGCGCGGGAACGTACGCCTCGGACTCCCCAGCGGACGTCCGCGTCAGACCAGGGCGGCGGCCTCCTTCACGGAGAGGCCGTCGCCCTCCGCGTACGCCGCCCGGTACGCCTCGTCGCCGAGCGCGGTCCGCGTGTGGCGCTCGGCGCGGTCGTGGATCTCGCGTTCGATGGCCGACAGGACGTGGCCGGGCGGCAACAGCGCCTCGGCGGCACCGAGGCACCGGGCGGCGTCGGGGGCGCGGCGCCCGCCGTCGACACCGGCGAGGGCCATCGCCGCGGCGAACAGGCAGGTGGAGCGCATCTGCGGGGCGATGGCCTGGGACAGCGGGTCGCCGGCCCGCTCCAGCGCCCGCCGGACCTTGGTGAGGGCCTCCTCGTACCGGGCGTCGACGGCGTCCAGCCAGGCCTCCGCGCCCAGGATGAAGGCGTCGAAGACGACGAAGTGGGAGATGCTGAACTCCTCCCGTGTCAGCCGGAGTTGTTCGCGCGCCTCGGTGATCCGGCCGCTCAGGCCGAGCCAGCCGGCGAGGAAGAGCCGGGCGGCGGGCATCGCCTCGCCGCCCGCGCCGTCCTCGCCCCTGATCACCTCGCGCAGCAGTCGCTCCCCGCGCTCGGCCTCGCCCGCCTCCAGCAGCGCGCTGCCCAGACGGGCGGTGAGCACCGCCATCTGGGCGCGGGCCCCGAGGCGTTCGGCGTGCTCGATGGCCCTCTCGTAGTCGACGGCGGCACGACCGTGCTCGCCCTGCCGCTCATGGGCCTCGCCGCGGGCGGCGAGCGCCTCGGCGGTGCCCCAGAGGTCCCCGAGCCGCTGGTAGATCTCCAGTGACTCGTCGGCGTCGCGGACCGCGTCGCCCGCCCAGTCCGTGCGGTTGGCGAGCAGGTTGGCCCGCATGTGAAGGCCGGCGGCGAGCTCCCACTCCAGTCCGGACGCGCCGCGGCAGGTGCGGACGGTGGCGTCGAGGATCACCCGCACCCGGTCCATGTCGCCGGTGAGCATGACGGCGTAGAACCAGAGACAACCGGGCGTACGGCAGGTCTGCGGAAGGCCGGGCTCGTAGGACTCGGAGATCACGCGCAGCTTCTGCTGCGCCTGCGGAGTCTGCCACGCGTCCAACTCGGTGTCCATGCAGGCGAGGTGAACCAGGTGGACACCGCGCCGGGCCTCCTGGAGGACCTCGCCGGTCCAGGGCGGCGGCACGTCCGTGCAGCGCTCCCACAGCGGGGCGGCCGGGCGCGCGGGCGGGGCGAAGGGATCGGGGCCGAGGGTCTGCGCCTCGCGGGACCAGGTACGGGCGGCCAGGCGCTGGTCGCGCATCTGCCAGTACCAGGCCATCGACAGCACCAGGCACAGCGCCTCCTGCTCGTCCCGTGCGGCGACGGCGTGTTGCAGCGCGGCACGGAGGTTCTCACTCTCGCGTTCGAGCGTTGCGACGGCGGCGAGCTGACCCGGGCCACGCAACAACGGGTCGGTGGTACGGGCGAGTTCGCGGTAGTACGTCAGATGCGCGCGCTCGGCCGCCACGCGCCGCCCGGACTCGTCGAGCCGTTCGCCCGCGTACTCGGCGACGGTCTCCAGCAGCCGGTAGCGCATCTCGCCGCCCTCCCCCGAAGGGGCGGCCACCACCAGGGACTTGTCGACCAGCGATGCGAGCGCCTCCAGGGCGACCGGGCCGCACACGGCCTCGGCGGCGGCGAGGTCGCAGCCGCCCGCGAACACCGACAGCCGCCGCAGCACGTCGCGTTCGTCCTCGTCGAGCAGGTCCCAGGACCAGTCGACGACGGCCCGCAGCGTCTGCTGGCGGGGCAGGACGGTACGGCTGCCGGAGGTGAGCAGGCGGAAGCGGTCGTCGAGCCGGTCCGCGATCTGGCGGGGGGTCAGCAGGCGCAGGCGGGCCGCGGCGAGCTCGATGGCGAGGGGCAGTCCGTCGAGACGGCGGCAGATCTCCGCGCAGGCGTCGGGATCCTCGTCGACCCGGAAGCCGGGCCGGGCCGCCGCGCCCCGCTCGGCGAGCAGCCGCAGCGCGACCGGTTCCGGCAGCGGCTCCACCGGCCGCAGCAACTCCCCCGGTACGCCGAGCGGTTCACGGCTGGTGGCCAGCACGGTCAGGCCGGGGCAGCGCTGCAGCAGTTCCTCGACCAGCCGGGCGGCCGCCTCGACGACGTGCTCGCAGTTGTCCAGGATGATCAGCATGCGCCGCCTGCCGCAGTACTCGGCGAGCCGCTCGACGGGGTCGTCCTGCCGCTCGCCCCCGGCCCGCATCGCCTCGGCGCCGGCGCCGTAGAGCACGGTCTCGCGGGCGCCCACGGCGGTGAGCACGGCCTCCGGTACGGCGCTGGGGTCGTCCACGGGAGCCAGCTCGACCAGCCACACCCCGTCCCGCGCCACACCCCGCACGGCCTCGGCGGCCTCCTGCGACAGCCGCGTCTTCCCCGCCCCACCGGTCCCGAGCAACGTCACGAGCCGGGCCCCCGCGAGATCCCCCCGGATCGCCTCGATATCGGCCTCCCGCCCCACGAAGGAGGTGAGACGGGCACGGAGGTTGCCGGGGAGCGGGGGTGTGGGGGTGGCAGTGCCCGTTCCCGGGCCGCCGGGGGACGCGGGGATGGGCGTACCCGTTCCCGGGGCGGCCGGGGCGTGGGAGCCGGGGGTGCTTGTTTCTGGAGTGGCCGGGGCGTGATCGCGGAAGCTGGGGGCCGGGGGTGCGTCGGCGCCGGCGGACGCGGAGGTGGAGGTGCCCGTTCCTGGAGCGGCGGGGGCATGGTCGCCGAAGCTGACGCCGAGGGCGTGGATGCCGGAGGCCGGGGGGCGTCCGGCGCGGCTCGGCGTGTGGGGGCCGGAGTCCTGGTGCCGGGGCTCGGCCGCGCGGGGCCCGGGCTCAGGGCCGCGGCCTGTGCGCACGGACGCAGGGTGCCCGGACCCGGCCCCGCCGGGACCCGCCACAGCCCCGCGCTCTCCGGGTCCCGATGCACGACGTCCGGGCTCGACCCCACCGGGACCAAGCCCAACCCCCAACTCCCCGGGCTCGGCCACACGGGACCCCGACTCAACCCCGCCCTCTCCAAGCCCAGCCTCACGACGTCCGGGCTCGACCCCACCGGGACCCGGCACAGCCCCGCCGCCTCCTGCCCCGGACCCGGGAAGTCCGGCCTCGGCGCCGCCGGCTTCCCCCTCAACACCGTGCTCCCAAGGCCCCGTCCCACGCGGCCCGTGCTCGGCCACGCCAGGTCGGAACTCAGCCCCGGGGGCTATGGGCTCGGCCGCGCGGGTTCCAGGTCCGGTCACACGCGGTCGGGGCTCGACCCCACCGGGTCCCGCCACAGCCCCAGGGGCTCCGGGTCCGGACCCACGAAGTCCGGGCTCGCCCCCGCCGCGTCCCGGCTCGGCCCCGGAATCTTCGGGCTCGACCCCGCGTAGTCCGGGACCAGCCCCGCCATGTCCGGGTTCAACCCCGCTCCCTGCGGACCCGGTTCCACGAAGCCCGCGCTCGACCCCGCCGTCTCCGGGTTCAACCCCGCTCCCCCCGGACCCCGACCTCCGGAGTCCGGGCTCAGCCCCGAGGGCTCCCCGCTCGGCCCCGCCCTCCCCAGGCTCGGTCGCGCGGGTTCCGGGATCAGCCGCACGGCCTCCGGGCCGGTGCCCAGGGGGTCCGGGCTCGGCTCCGCCGGGACCCGGCACAGCCTCACTGCCTCCTGGCCGGTGTCCACGGTGTCCGGGTCCGGACGTGC carries:
- the panB gene encoding 3-methyl-2-oxobutanoate hydroxymethyltransferase, which translates into the protein MTQLSAAQTATAGPSDGSKALYGGKSTRRITVRDIAAAKERGEKWPMLTAYDAMTASVFDEAGIPVMLVGDSAGNCHLGYESTVPVTLDQMTMLSAAVVRGTSRALIVGDLPFGSYQEGPVQALRSATRLVKEAGVGAVKLEGGERSHRQIELLVESGIPVMAHIGLTPQSVNAMGYRVQGRGEEAAQQLLRDAKAVQDAGAFAVVLELVPAELAAEVTRVLHIPTVGIGAGPETDAQVLVWTDMLGLTGGRVPKFVKQYANLREVMGNAAKAFAEDVVGGTFPLEEHSVH
- a CDS encoding ATP-binding cassette domain-containing protein, which encodes MTRTDKNPRGADSAVTVRGLVKHYGETKALDGVDLDVREGTVMGVLGPNGAGKTTLVRILSTLLAPDAGRATVAGYDVVRQPRRLRRTIGLTGQYASVDEKLPGWENLYMIGRLLDLPRKQARARADALLERFSLTEAARRPAATYSGGMRRRLDLAASMIGQPSVLFLDEPTTGLDPRTRNEVWDEVKRMVGEGVTVLLTTQYMEEAEQLASELTVVDRGKVIAGGAIEELKAKVGGRTLRIRPVDPLHLRPLATALDDLGITGLATTTVDTERGTVLVPILSDEQLTAVVGAVTARGITLSSITTELPSLDEVFLSLTGHRASAPQDAAPADDRQEVAV
- a CDS encoding ABC transporter permease, yielding MSATTLSPSDVGDGGIPLRAHLRHTGALVRRNLLWIRQDPESMFDAVLFPVIFTLLFVYVFGGSIGQSLGGGQEAYVQYVVPGLMAMMGMNMAQGVGTGFNQDFNSGVMDRFRSLPIGRGSVLFAKIAVELMRMLFATVVLMIVGVLVGFHITDWPGLFASVGLSAVFGSALMWVFLTLGVIMKNVQSVQAMGFLVLMPLQFGSSIFAPTQSMPGWLQNFTDYNPLSSLADAARGMMVGGPVAHDLWVTLGWSVALTAVMAPIAIHKFRTKS
- a CDS encoding BTAD domain-containing putative transcriptional regulator; protein product: MRYRILGTTQALRPDGTPLPVGGTRLRALLTVLALRPGRTVPASLLVEEVWDGDPPADATGALQALVGRLRRALGADAVASVDGGYRLTAAPDDVDLHRFERLAADGRRALADRDPAKAAVVLDDALALWRAPVLADLPGRTAEAARWEARRLDVLRARHTAALALGRAGDSLPELTALCDSHPLDESLQALRLRALRDTGRTAEALAAYEDVRRLLARQLGAHPGPELRALHARLLRPDDAVRHGHGSGGAGSRTSGPGHRGHRPGGSEAVPGPGGAEPGPPGHRPGGRAADPGTRATEPGEGGAERGALGAEPGLRRSGSGGSGVEPGDGGVERGLRGTGSAGSGVEPGHGGAGPGLRGVEPEDSGAEPGRGGGEPGLRGSGPGAPGAVAGPGGVEPRPRVTGPGTRAAEPIAPGAEFRPGVAEHGPRGTGPWEHGVEGEAGGAEAGLPGSGAGGGGAVPGPGGVEPGRREAGLGEGGVESGSRVAEPGELGVGLGPGGVEPGRRASGPGERGAVAGPGGAGSGHPASVRTGRGPEPGPRAAEPRHQDSGPHTPSRAGRPPASGIHALGVSFGDHAPAAPGTGTSTSASAGADAPPAPSFRDHAPATPETSTPGSHAPAAPGTGTPIPASPGGPGTGTATPTPPLPGNLRARLTSFVGREADIEAIRGDLAGARLVTLLGTGGAGKTRLSQEAAEAVRGVARDGVWLVELAPVDDPSAVPEAVLTAVGARETVLYGAGAEAMRAGGERQDDPVERLAEYCGRRRMLIILDNCEHVVEAAARLVEELLQRCPGLTVLATSREPLGVPGELLRPVEPLPEPVALRLLAERGAAARPGFRVDEDPDACAEICRRLDGLPLAIELAAARLRLLTPRQIADRLDDRFRLLTSGSRTVLPRQQTLRAVVDWSWDLLDEDERDVLRRLSVFAGGCDLAAAEAVCGPVALEALASLVDKSLVVAAPSGEGGEMRYRLLETVAEYAGERLDESGRRVAAERAHLTYYRELARTTDPLLRGPGQLAAVATLERESENLRAALQHAVAARDEQEALCLVLSMAWYWQMRDQRLAARTWSREAQTLGPDPFAPPARPAAPLWERCTDVPPPWTGEVLQEARRGVHLVHLACMDTELDAWQTPQAQQKLRVISESYEPGLPQTCRTPGCLWFYAVMLTGDMDRVRVILDATVRTCRGASGLEWELAAGLHMRANLLANRTDWAGDAVRDADESLEIYQRLGDLWGTAEALAARGEAHERQGEHGRAAVDYERAIEHAERLGARAQMAVLTARLGSALLEAGEAERGERLLREVIRGEDGAGGEAMPAARLFLAGWLGLSGRITEAREQLRLTREEFSISHFVVFDAFILGAEAWLDAVDARYEEALTKVRRALERAGDPLSQAIAPQMRSTCLFAAAMALAGVDGGRRAPDAARCLGAAEALLPPGHVLSAIEREIHDRAERHTRTALGDEAYRAAYAEGDGLSVKEAAALV
- a CDS encoding MFS transporter, whose translation is MTSPADRVPERRVPEAVHRRRWAILGVLMLSLLIVVLDNSILNVAIKTISTPAPTGLGATQSELEWAINSYTLVFAGLLFSAGLLGDRLGRKKVLLGGLVVFGIGSALAATSGSPGELITFRAVMGLGAAFVMPATLAVLMNVFEREEQPKAIGIWAGGVGLAIAIGPITGGVLLEHFWWGSVFLINVPIVVVAVALMLWLVPDSRDPNPGRLDPVGVVLSVVGLVLLVYGIIKGGELADFTDPTVLATIGTGLAVLVAFVVFEKRSDHPSIDVGYFKNKVFSAAIAAIALVFFALMGVTFFSVFYTQSVRGYSPLETGLLMLPLAAAQMIFAPRARLLVDRFGHRVTTTAGMVTIATTLAAFATLEADTPIWILEVVFFLMGTGMAHIMTPVSVVIMQTLPREKAGSASALSNTFRQVGGALGIALLGSVLSTVYRDGIEDKLGMLPADLRHSAGESIETTLGVAARLGPEGRALVGPANDAFLHAMHVTALWGAGVAVIGAVVVARYLPGKPTAPQRDKENEELVAAE